A section of the Spirosoma pollinicola genome encodes:
- a CDS encoding Ig-like domain-containing protein — MKNHYAMVRYLAWLLSLSWLLLNSSAVNAQQSTNTIKYRVTYDASTQLYTAWVVPDYATPNSNNGGANELVSTAQVTLKVPMGFVIQNITDASGTQSWEKAPAKLGPNLSLTATNGTVFLQDYSPAVLDPAYAYYVIGKTPSESNLGTFVIGTPVALFTFKGNGCFGAIQPLPPGDPFIQASLDAYSFNVPNSFYSSSGQPQGGNQDPLEQFINISGAPANCFQPPIATPDIANTTVDKPATGNVLTNDTDPNAGPATGGPLTASLISQPSSGTVTLAPNGSYTYTPPTGFTGVVSFCYSVSNTAGLSASACVTVNVAPNPILAYNNPPVASNDNTQTTMGAAVTINAAANDTDPDNATSLNGQLSAPTILAQPSVGVASVVNGQFVYTPPANFTGVVSFPYSICDKATPALCATAVVTINVLATPPVGTTLSPVAIDDALLTTKNTSATGTVAANDSDPNSPALPLTYTSGQPTHGTVVMASNGTYTYTPTTGYSGPDSFTYLACNTASKCDVATVTINVLAPTVLPPVATPDIASTSPGKPVTGNVLTNDSDPQGLPLTASLLSPPTSGTVTLNPDGTYTYTPPTGFTGPASFCYSVSNTAGMSSSACVTVNVTPDPSVFANDPPVANNDNTQTTMGTSVTINVAANDTDPDSATSLNGQLNIPTILAQPSVGTASLLNGQFLYTPPANFTGVVSFPYSICDKATPALCATAVVTITVLPTPPVGTTLSPVAVDDALLTNVNTPKTGTVAANDSDPNSPALPLTYTSGQPVHGTVVMASNGTYTYTPTTGYSGPDSFTYLACNTASKCDVATVVIDVQAPMSAPPVVTPDIANTNMNTPVAGNVLTNDTDPQGGPLTASVTVQPTAGTVTMTPDGAYTYTPPTGFTGVVSFCYSTTNTAGLSAGTCVTINVNPDPSLTQNNKPIANNDNTQTTMGVAVTVNVAANDTDPDSTTSLNGQLNTPTILAQPAVGVASVVNGQFVYTPPANFTGVVTFPYSICDKATPALCATAVVAVNVQPTPPVGTTLSPVAIDDAVLTHTNTPVTATVAGNDTDPAGLPLTYTSGQPVHGTVVMASNGTYTYTPTTGYTGPDSFTYAVCNSAGKCDVATVSVDVQNSCLLPALATYDVNPFAPSACGGSDGYILLTSLPLSTSVTISYQKNGIVQTYAGLSDANGTLTIPNLLPATYGQFSFQTSSCISGVYSGTVAINEGAAPAAITASNLTKTNPTACASATGSITVGGLTASTSYTLTYSKNGGATQTVVATSNASGQISLTALTAGNYSVFTYQKTAGCPSTPSSSTLVLTDPAAPTIAQNQLTVGYEPNQLWNGNGNAVDQRPDGFDQLHG, encoded by the coding sequence ATGAAAAACCACTACGCCATGGTCCGATACCTTGCCTGGTTGCTGAGTTTAAGCTGGCTGCTGTTAAACAGCAGTGCTGTGAACGCCCAGCAATCGACCAATACGATCAAATACCGGGTGACCTACGATGCATCGACCCAGCTCTATACGGCCTGGGTGGTGCCTGATTATGCGACTCCCAACAGTAATAACGGGGGTGCTAACGAACTGGTCTCTACAGCCCAGGTCACGTTGAAAGTGCCGATGGGCTTTGTGATTCAGAACATCACCGATGCCAGCGGGACGCAATCCTGGGAGAAAGCTCCGGCCAAACTGGGCCCGAATTTAAGCCTGACGGCTACTAACGGTACGGTCTTCCTGCAGGATTACAGTCCGGCGGTGCTGGACCCTGCTTACGCCTACTATGTGATTGGCAAGACCCCATCGGAGTCCAACCTGGGCACCTTCGTGATTGGTACGCCGGTGGCCCTGTTCACCTTCAAGGGGAATGGCTGCTTTGGGGCTATCCAACCCTTACCGCCCGGCGATCCATTCATTCAGGCGTCTTTAGATGCCTATTCGTTTAACGTACCGAACAGTTTTTATTCCAGTTCAGGTCAGCCCCAAGGCGGCAATCAGGATCCGCTGGAGCAGTTTATTAACATTAGTGGCGCACCGGCTAACTGCTTTCAGCCGCCCATTGCAACCCCTGACATCGCCAACACAACGGTTGACAAGCCAGCAACGGGCAACGTGCTTACCAACGATACTGACCCGAACGCGGGCCCGGCCACAGGTGGTCCATTAACGGCGAGTTTAATTAGTCAGCCTTCGTCGGGTACGGTGACACTGGCCCCCAATGGTAGCTATACCTATACACCCCCAACCGGTTTTACCGGGGTGGTGAGTTTCTGTTATTCGGTTTCCAATACGGCGGGTCTGAGTGCCTCCGCCTGTGTGACGGTTAATGTGGCACCGAACCCAATACTGGCCTATAACAATCCGCCGGTAGCGAGTAACGACAATACGCAAACGACGATGGGTGCAGCGGTGACGATCAATGCAGCCGCCAACGATACTGACCCTGACAACGCCACCAGCCTGAACGGTCAACTCAGCGCCCCAACTATTCTGGCTCAGCCATCAGTCGGTGTGGCCAGTGTAGTGAACGGGCAGTTTGTCTACACGCCACCCGCGAACTTTACGGGCGTGGTGAGCTTCCCCTATTCGATCTGCGATAAGGCGACACCGGCTTTGTGTGCGACCGCTGTAGTGACCATCAATGTGCTGGCTACGCCACCTGTAGGCACGACCTTGTCGCCGGTAGCTATTGACGATGCGTTGCTGACGACGAAGAATACGTCGGCCACCGGCACAGTAGCGGCCAATGACTCCGATCCCAACAGTCCGGCGTTGCCGCTGACCTATACCAGTGGTCAACCCACACATGGCACGGTGGTGATGGCTTCCAACGGCACCTACACCTACACCCCAACAACGGGTTATAGCGGGCCCGACAGCTTTACTTATCTGGCCTGTAACACCGCCAGCAAGTGCGATGTGGCAACGGTAACGATCAATGTGTTAGCCCCAACGGTTTTGCCGCCGGTGGCTACACCGGATATTGCCAGCACCTCGCCGGGCAAACCCGTTACGGGCAATGTGCTGACCAACGATTCTGATCCACAGGGTTTACCTCTAACGGCCAGTTTACTTAGTCCGCCAACTTCAGGCACGGTAACCCTGAATCCTGATGGAACCTATACCTACACCCCGCCAACAGGCTTTACGGGTCCGGCTAGTTTCTGTTACTCAGTGAGTAACACGGCGGGCATGAGCAGTTCGGCCTGTGTAACGGTTAACGTAACCCCCGACCCATCTGTATTCGCCAATGATCCGCCGGTTGCTAATAATGATAATACACAAACGACAATGGGCACGTCGGTTACGATTAACGTAGCCGCCAATGATACCGATCCTGACAGTGCCACCAGCTTGAACGGACAGTTAAACATTCCAACCATTCTGGCTCAGCCTTCGGTGGGAACGGCTAGCCTTCTAAATGGCCAGTTCCTATATACTCCGCCCGCTAATTTCACGGGTGTGGTGAGCTTCCCGTATTCGATTTGTGATAAGGCAACCCCTGCTTTGTGTGCAACGGCGGTAGTCACAATTACCGTTCTGCCAACGCCACCCGTGGGCACGACACTGTCGCCAGTGGCCGTGGACGATGCGTTGCTGACCAATGTGAACACGCCAAAAACGGGTACAGTAGCCGCTAACGACAGCGATCCCAACAGTCCGGCGTTGCCGCTGACCTATACCAGTGGTCAGCCTGTGCATGGTACGGTGGTGATGGCTTCCAACGGCACCTACACCTACACCCCAACAACGGGTTATAGCGGTCCTGATAGCTTTACTTACCTGGCCTGCAACACGGCCAGCAAGTGTGATGTGGCGACTGTGGTAATTGATGTTCAGGCTCCAATGTCGGCCCCACCAGTGGTGACGCCCGATATTGCGAATACCAACATGAACACGCCTGTAGCGGGTAATGTATTGACGAATGATACCGACCCACAAGGTGGCCCGCTAACCGCTTCGGTTACGGTGCAGCCTACCGCAGGAACAGTAACGATGACTCCGGATGGAGCCTATACCTACACTCCGCCCACGGGCTTTACGGGTGTGGTCAGTTTCTGTTACTCGACCACCAACACGGCGGGCTTAAGTGCGGGTACCTGTGTGACGATCAATGTCAATCCTGACCCATCTCTAACCCAGAATAATAAGCCGATTGCCAATAATGATAATACGCAAACGACAATGGGTGTAGCGGTGACGGTCAACGTAGCTGCCAATGATACCGATCCCGACAGTACTACCAGCCTGAACGGACAACTGAATACGCCTACCATCCTGGCTCAGCCTGCTGTAGGGGTAGCCAGTGTGGTAAATGGTCAGTTTGTGTATACACCACCCGCTAATTTCACGGGTGTGGTAACCTTTCCGTATTCGATTTGTGACAAGGCAACCCCTGCCTTGTGTGCCACCGCCGTGGTAGCCGTTAATGTACAGCCAACGCCCCCCGTTGGTACGACGTTGTCGCCAGTGGCGATAGATGATGCGGTGCTAACTCACACCAATACACCTGTTACAGCAACGGTGGCCGGTAACGACACCGATCCGGCCGGTCTGCCATTGACCTATACCAGTGGTCAGCCTGTGCATGGTACGGTGGTGATGGCCTCAAATGGCACCTACACCTATACCCCAACGACGGGTTATACTGGTCCCGACAGCTTCACGTATGCGGTGTGCAACAGTGCCGGTAAGTGCGATGTGGCTACCGTGAGTGTGGATGTGCAGAACAGTTGTTTGCTACCTGCACTGGCTACGTATGATGTCAATCCGTTTGCTCCTTCCGCCTGTGGTGGTTCAGATGGCTATATCTTGCTGACGAGTTTGCCGCTGAGCACCAGCGTCACAATTTCGTATCAAAAAAACGGTATAGTCCAGACCTACGCCGGACTGAGCGATGCCAACGGGACCTTAACCATTCCGAATCTGCTTCCTGCTACCTATGGACAGTTTAGTTTTCAAACGTCAAGTTGCATCTCGGGTGTGTATAGTGGCACGGTGGCGATTAACGAGGGCGCAGCTCCTGCAGCCATTACAGCATCGAATCTGACCAAAACCAACCCAACAGCCTGTGCTTCGGCAACCGGTAGCATTACAGTGGGTGGATTAACGGCCAGCACCAGTTATACACTGACCTACAGCAAAAACGGAGGGGCAACCCAAACGGTGGTGGCTACCAGCAATGCCAGCGGGCAGATTAGCCTGACGGCCCTGACGGCGGGTAACTACAGTGTCTTTACGTACCAGAAAACGGCGGGCTGTCCATCGACACCGTCCAGTTCGACTCTGGTGCTAACCGATCCGGCCGCGCCAACGATTGCCCAGAATCAACTAACTGTCGGGTACGAACCCAACCAGTTGTGGAACGGCAACGGGAACGCTGTTGATCAGCGGCCTGACGGCTTCGACCAGCTACACGGTTAG
- a CDS encoding CocE/NonD family hydrolase encodes MPKRLLWFTGLFLCFILPATGQTPSPYERQEVMIQMRDGVKLNTVIYTLKTPKEALPFLLTRTPYGVSETDSPDRIPYVKDMADDGYIFVYQDIRGRYKSEGTFEMQRFTRDKKDPKTIDENTDTYDTIEWLLAHIPNNNKKVGMYGISYSGWTTAIAAIDPHPALVAVSEQATPSDMFLGDDFHHNGAFRLSYGFEYAFMEEATKTDSLFPFPNYDTYDWYLKLGSLSNVNKLYFKNKLPTWNDFVKHPNYDTFWQKQSLITRIDSPKIPIMNVAGWWDQEDFYGPLKAYQLWEKKDTSHKNFLVAGPWNHGGWGRSDGRTLGNVRFDTATAVTFRKEIQAPWFAYYLKGKGNGNFAEAVTFQTGSNTWKHYGTWPPKEAKKRNLYLQANGKLSFIAPKAASGADAYISDPANPIPYRTRPIEATYGPGSRWRTWLTEDQRFVHNRPDVLSWETDELGEDVTVTGEVWAKLFAAITGSDADWVVKLIDVYPATYPEQPTMSGYQLMITNDVFRGRFRTSFEKPEAIKPNKTEAYTIDLHSVNHVFKKGHKLMVQIQSTWFPIIDRNPQKFVPNIFDAKETDYQKATHTIFRSAAAPSHLELSVVE; translated from the coding sequence ATGCCTAAACGTCTCCTTTGGTTCACGGGTCTCTTTCTCTGTTTCATTCTTCCGGCCACAGGCCAGACACCCAGTCCCTATGAACGGCAGGAGGTCATGATTCAGATGCGCGATGGCGTTAAACTGAATACGGTAATCTATACCCTGAAAACCCCTAAAGAAGCCCTGCCTTTTTTGCTGACCCGCACCCCCTATGGTGTGAGCGAAACCGATAGCCCAGATCGTATTCCGTACGTTAAAGATATGGCCGATGATGGTTATATCTTTGTTTATCAGGACATTCGGGGGCGTTATAAATCGGAAGGGACGTTTGAAATGCAGCGGTTTACCCGTGACAAAAAAGACCCGAAGACCATTGACGAAAATACCGATACCTACGATACCATCGAGTGGTTACTGGCGCATATTCCTAATAATAACAAGAAAGTAGGCATGTACGGCATTTCATATTCGGGCTGGACAACGGCTATAGCGGCCATTGATCCGCACCCGGCACTGGTGGCCGTTTCGGAACAGGCGACGCCTTCGGATATGTTTCTTGGCGATGATTTTCACCACAATGGCGCATTTCGGCTAAGCTATGGTTTCGAGTATGCGTTTATGGAGGAAGCCACTAAAACAGATTCGTTGTTTCCGTTTCCCAATTACGACACCTATGATTGGTATCTGAAACTGGGTTCGCTTTCGAATGTGAATAAATTGTATTTCAAGAACAAACTACCAACCTGGAACGACTTCGTAAAACACCCCAACTACGACACGTTCTGGCAGAAACAATCGCTTATTACCCGCATCGACAGTCCCAAAATACCCATTATGAACGTAGCGGGCTGGTGGGATCAGGAAGATTTTTACGGGCCGCTGAAAGCCTACCAGCTCTGGGAGAAAAAAGACACCTCTCACAAGAATTTCCTTGTCGCTGGCCCCTGGAATCATGGCGGATGGGGACGCTCCGACGGACGTACATTAGGTAACGTTCGTTTCGACACAGCCACCGCAGTGACCTTTCGTAAAGAGATTCAGGCTCCCTGGTTTGCGTATTACCTGAAAGGAAAAGGCAACGGGAATTTTGCCGAAGCTGTCACGTTTCAAACGGGCTCCAATACCTGGAAACACTACGGTACCTGGCCCCCCAAAGAAGCCAAAAAGCGGAATTTGTATTTACAGGCCAATGGAAAACTGTCGTTCATTGCACCCAAAGCCGCATCGGGAGCGGATGCCTATATATCGGACCCAGCCAATCCCATACCCTACCGTACGCGCCCCATCGAAGCCACCTACGGACCGGGTTCCCGCTGGCGCACCTGGCTTACAGAAGATCAGCGGTTTGTTCACAACCGCCCCGACGTGCTTTCGTGGGAAACCGACGAACTAGGCGAAGATGTAACCGTAACGGGCGAGGTCTGGGCGAAACTGTTTGCCGCCATCACCGGCAGCGACGCCGATTGGGTTGTAAAGTTGATTGATGTGTATCCGGCTACCTACCCAGAGCAACCCACCATGAGCGGCTACCAGCTCATGATTACGAACGATGTGTTCCGGGGCCGCTTCCGCACCAGTTTCGAGAAACCAGAAGCCATTAAGCCTAATAAAACCGAAGCCTACACAATTGATTTACATTCGGTTAACCACGTTTTCAAGAAAGGCCATAAGCTAATGGTGCAAATCCAGAGTACCTGGTTCCCAATCATCGACCGCAACCCTCAAAAGTTTGTCCCGAATATTTTCGACGCGAAAGAAACGGATTACCAGAAGGCTACGCATACTATTTTTCGGTCTGCAGCGGCTCCGTCGCATCTGGAGTTGAGTGTTGTGGAGTAG
- a CDS encoding TonB-dependent receptor, whose protein sequence is MAQSDSCRTVLTGRILGNDTHQPLPGATVYVRELKTGAVADSAGNFQINQLCAGTYTLDYQFVGYKTSTQSIRVGRERQITANVVQLVPDSQTLQEVVVTEHRSEAQQLLQTQVSLSGATLDQTRGQSLGESLKALAGLNSIQTGPSISKPVIHGLYSNRIIILNNGIRQEDQQWGTEHAPQVDQFLASRLTVIKGAASIRYGSDAIGGVILVEPKVMPTKPGINGEVNLVGGTNGRMGVASGMVEGAFDKKLSGLSWRIQGTLKRSGYVKTPNYYLENTSYHENNFSGDLHYDHRNIGVELFYSQFDTKIGLFTGAQVGSLADLYTAISRPEPLVQPGFSYALNRPYQAVRHGLFKARAHVHLQGGGTLTATFARQQNTRQEYDYISFSGITTPELSLKLVTHTADLIWEHAPIKTKGGTGQWSGSAGFNGITQGNVRQYLFLIPNFRNYGAGLFAIERYAVGRFTVEGGLRYDYRWLRGYFLDEVTKQTYSETHNWQNANGSLGAAYQLRPDLTLTANFSTAWRAPNVADLYSNGLHQSAVAYERGNPNVQPEQAYNGNLVLAYAGKRLSGEIGIYSNRIDNYIYLKPDSVPVVRQRGAFPSYTYAQVLATFRGVDASLTYKLTDQLTLTSKNSLLFAYNQTDHDFLVSIPANRSDNSLRYDWETVGKLAKVYVSVSGLYVARQNRAPSVTTRQDNGAIIFTGDFGPPPPAYLLLGAEAGFQTQLGNQPMSISLSGTNLANVAYRDYLNRFRYFANEPGRNIMLKVKLPLALAKRS, encoded by the coding sequence ATGGCTCAGTCAGATTCGTGTCGGACGGTGTTGACAGGGCGTATTTTAGGGAATGACACGCATCAGCCGCTGCCCGGTGCAACCGTTTATGTGCGGGAGCTAAAGACCGGCGCCGTTGCTGACTCTGCCGGAAATTTCCAGATCAATCAGTTATGCGCTGGTACGTACACACTCGACTACCAGTTCGTTGGCTATAAAACCAGCACGCAGTCGATCCGGGTAGGTCGGGAGCGGCAAATTACGGCGAATGTAGTTCAGCTAGTGCCTGATAGTCAGACCTTGCAGGAGGTTGTCGTAACGGAACACCGCTCAGAAGCCCAGCAGTTGCTTCAAACACAGGTAAGTTTATCGGGGGCGACCCTTGACCAAACGAGGGGGCAATCGTTGGGCGAGAGCTTAAAGGCACTGGCCGGACTAAATTCCATCCAGACAGGTCCGAGTATTTCCAAACCCGTTATTCACGGGCTGTATAGCAATCGCATTATCATTCTTAACAACGGCATTCGGCAGGAAGACCAGCAATGGGGCACCGAACACGCGCCACAGGTCGACCAGTTTCTGGCGTCACGATTAACAGTTATTAAAGGGGCCGCCAGTATTCGCTACGGCTCAGATGCCATTGGGGGCGTGATTTTGGTTGAGCCGAAAGTGATGCCCACTAAGCCCGGTATAAACGGAGAGGTAAATCTGGTTGGGGGAACAAACGGCCGAATGGGTGTGGCATCCGGCATGGTTGAAGGGGCTTTCGATAAAAAATTAAGTGGCCTGAGCTGGCGGATACAGGGAACCTTGAAACGGTCGGGCTATGTCAAAACGCCCAACTATTACCTCGAAAACACCAGTTATCACGAGAACAACTTCTCCGGCGATTTGCATTACGATCATCGAAACATTGGGGTAGAACTGTTTTACAGCCAGTTCGATACAAAAATTGGCCTGTTTACGGGGGCACAGGTAGGCAGTCTGGCCGATCTTTACACTGCCATCAGTCGGCCGGAGCCACTTGTACAACCGGGTTTCTCGTATGCACTTAACCGGCCTTATCAGGCCGTACGGCATGGTTTGTTCAAAGCACGGGCGCATGTGCATTTACAGGGGGGCGGCACGCTGACCGCTACGTTTGCCCGTCAGCAAAACACGCGTCAGGAATATGATTACATTTCGTTTAGTGGTATTACAACCCCCGAGTTATCCCTCAAATTGGTTACCCATACCGCCGATCTGATCTGGGAGCATGCACCGATCAAAACTAAAGGTGGAACTGGTCAATGGTCGGGAAGTGCCGGATTCAATGGCATTACGCAGGGAAACGTTCGGCAGTACCTGTTCCTGATTCCGAATTTCCGGAATTATGGCGCGGGCCTGTTTGCTATAGAACGATACGCCGTTGGCCGATTTACCGTAGAGGGCGGCTTGCGGTACGATTATCGGTGGCTTCGGGGGTACTTCCTGGACGAAGTCACGAAGCAAACCTATTCTGAAACGCATAACTGGCAAAATGCCAATGGCTCTCTGGGAGCAGCGTATCAACTTCGGCCCGACTTAACCCTGACGGCTAATTTCAGCACTGCCTGGCGGGCACCCAACGTGGCCGATCTGTATTCGAATGGTCTGCACCAAAGTGCGGTAGCTTACGAACGGGGCAACCCAAACGTACAGCCCGAACAGGCGTATAACGGGAACCTCGTACTGGCGTACGCGGGCAAGCGGCTCAGTGGTGAAATTGGGATTTACAGCAATCGTATCGACAATTACATCTATCTAAAGCCCGATTCGGTGCCGGTGGTGCGCCAACGGGGGGCATTCCCGTCGTATACCTATGCACAGGTACTGGCAACGTTCCGGGGTGTCGATGCCTCGCTGACTTACAAGCTCACCGACCAACTTACACTCACGAGCAAGAACTCACTATTGTTTGCGTATAACCAGACAGACCACGATTTCCTCGTTTCCATTCCGGCTAATCGTTCTGATAACAGTCTGCGGTATGATTGGGAAACGGTGGGCAAACTCGCAAAGGTATATGTATCAGTTAGTGGCCTTTACGTGGCCCGTCAAAATCGCGCTCCTTCAGTAACGACCCGTCAGGACAATGGAGCCATTATTTTCACCGGCGATTTTGGGCCACCGCCACCTGCTTATTTGCTGCTTGGTGCCGAAGCGGGTTTTCAGACACAGCTTGGTAACCAGCCCATGAGCATCAGCCTGAGCGGAACTAACCTTGCCAATGTGGCCTATCGGGATTACCTGAACCGGTTTCGGTATTTTGCCAATGAACCCGGCCGCAACATTATGCTTAAAGTTAAACTGCCGCTAGCGTTGGCAAAACGATCATAA
- the holA gene encoding DNA polymerase III subunit delta — MIPAVDALLKDIRNKRIAPVYLIHGDEPFYLDRIAEELEKVAVPVAERGFNQFVLFGKDTDAGAVLNYARRYPFMAERQLVLVKEAQQMNGINDKSTQTLFEDYALNPLSSTILMLCYVREDGKPALDERKAWVKAFGAKGKLLGIKKLYDNKIPDWVGEYCREQGAKVSPKACQLLADHIGNDLKRLAGEIDKILINLHVGEEISAATVERLVGISKEYNVFELQKALVQRDVVKANQIVDYFGRNPKDNPLVVILAQLFGYFSKVILVQASKDQTDKGLAPLLGVNPFFVKDYLTAARTFPLPKVASIINAIRRADARSKGIDSPTMNESDILRELVFEVLH; from the coding sequence GTGATTCCTGCCGTCGACGCTTTATTGAAAGACATCCGTAACAAACGGATTGCCCCTGTTTACCTTATTCATGGCGATGAGCCGTTTTACCTCGACCGTATTGCCGAGGAATTAGAAAAAGTGGCCGTTCCCGTCGCAGAGCGGGGATTCAATCAATTTGTTCTTTTCGGGAAAGATACCGACGCTGGGGCCGTGCTGAACTATGCGCGTCGTTATCCGTTCATGGCCGAGCGGCAGTTGGTGCTTGTGAAAGAAGCACAGCAAATGAACGGCATCAATGATAAATCGACCCAGACTCTATTTGAGGACTACGCGCTGAATCCGTTGTCAAGTACCATTCTCATGCTGTGCTACGTCCGGGAGGATGGCAAACCGGCCCTCGATGAACGCAAGGCGTGGGTAAAAGCGTTTGGGGCCAAGGGTAAATTACTGGGGATTAAGAAATTATACGATAACAAAATCCCGGATTGGGTAGGGGAGTACTGCCGCGAACAGGGAGCCAAAGTGAGCCCCAAAGCCTGCCAGCTTCTGGCCGACCACATCGGTAACGACCTCAAACGACTGGCCGGTGAGATCGACAAAATCCTGATCAACCTGCATGTTGGCGAAGAGATTTCGGCGGCAACTGTCGAACGGCTGGTCGGCATCAGCAAAGAATATAACGTCTTTGAACTGCAAAAAGCCCTGGTACAGCGCGATGTTGTCAAGGCCAATCAGATCGTCGATTATTTCGGACGTAACCCGAAAGACAACCCGCTGGTGGTTATTCTGGCGCAGTTATTTGGCTATTTCAGTAAAGTCATTCTGGTGCAGGCATCGAAAGACCAGACCGATAAAGGACTTGCTCCGCTTTTGGGCGTCAACCCCTTTTTTGTGAAAGACTACCTCACGGCCGCCCGCACGTTTCCACTACCTAAGGTGGCCTCCATTATCAACGCCATTCGTCGTGCCGACGCCCGCAGCAAAGGCATTGACTCGCCAACCATGAACGAGAGCGATATTTTGCGGGAGCTGGTGTTTGAAGTGCTGCATTGA
- a CDS encoding transposase, with protein MAKWHEKVRQAGFKTFNTVARSIQNHYETILNYFDNRSTNASAESFNAKIKAFRSQFRGVRNIEFFLYRLTQLYA; from the coding sequence TTGGCCAAATGGCATGAAAAAGTACGCCAAGCGGGATTCAAAACTTTCAACACCGTGGCCCGTTCTATCCAAAATCATTATGAAACGATTCTCAACTACTTTGACAACCGCAGTACCAACGCTTCAGCCGAGTCGTTCAATGCGAAGATCAAAGCATTTCGAAGTCAATTCCGCGGGGTGCGAAACATCGAATTCTTTCTGTACCGCCTAACTCAGTTATATGCTTAA